Proteins found in one Triticum urartu cultivar G1812 chromosome 4, Tu2.1, whole genome shotgun sequence genomic segment:
- the LOC125550762 gene encoding dirigent protein 21-like: MAGRKAALLLLLCAAVLLAPASAADDGLTKFKLYWHDVLAGTSPTAIRIAQAASTNSSSTFFGAVVAIDDPLTTGPAVTGSAKSKDEIGRAQGTYTFADQATFGLLMNMNFVFTAGDYKGSGLTIYGRNEVLSAVREMSIIGGTGKFRMARGYVEARTMDSGAKSGETVVEYTVYVKAAAA, encoded by the coding sequence ATGGCCGGCCGCAAGGcagcgctcctcctcctcctgtgcgCGGCGGTGCTGCTGGCCCCGGCCTCCGCGGCGGACGACGGCCTGACCAAGTTCAAGCTGTACTGGCACGACGTGCTGGCGGGGACGAGCCCGACCGCGATCCGGATCGCGCAGGCGGCGTCCACCAACAGCTCCTCCACCTTCTTCGGCGCGGTGGTGGCCATCGACGACCCGCTCACCACCGGGCCCGCCGTCACGGGCTCCGCCAAGTCCAAGGACGAGATCGGCCGCGCGCAGGGGACCTACACGTTCGCCGACCAGGCCACCTTCGGGCTCCTCATGAACATGAACTTCGTGTTCACCGCCGGGGACTACAAGGGCAGCGGCCTCACCATCTACGGCCGCAACGAGGTGCTGTCGGCGGTGAGGGAGATGAGCATCATCGGGGGCACCGGCAAGTTCCGCATGGCGCGCGGCTACGTCGAGGCGCGTACCATGGACTCCGGCGCCAAGTCCGGCGAGACCGTCGTCGAGTACACCGTCTACgtcaaggcggcggcggcgtag